One Campylobacter lari DNA segment encodes these proteins:
- a CDS encoding DUF2603 domain-containing protein: MSSLSKKSSQDIINELSSHLGIEKHNQTIFHLTHINEKEKKLSLKNGHELAPEPWFIVDENDDVKTMFSVKTLIEFLQNAKEMQKDNFELKLEKAIYQQIPIDFNDVWTVAMDEIKHQVAKGVKEVNIDLDQLISNIHIKHPNLFIDMKEMMQKVKQNERL; this comes from the coding sequence TTGAGTAGTCTAAGTAAAAAAAGTTCTCAAGATATTATCAACGAATTATCAAGCCATTTAGGTATAGAAAAACACAATCAAACTATATTTCATCTAACCCATATTAATGAAAAAGAAAAAAAATTAAGTCTAAAAAATGGACATGAATTAGCACCTGAGCCATGGTTTATAGTAGATGAAAATGATGATGTTAAAACCATGTTTTCCGTAAAAACCTTAATTGAGTTTTTACAAAATGCCAAAGAAATGCAAAAAGATAATTTTGAACTTAAATTAGAAAAGGCTATTTATCAACAAATTCCTATTGATTTTAACGATGTTTGGACAGTTGCTATGGATGAAATTAAACATCAAGTTGCTAAAGGTGTAAAAGAAGTAAATATTGATTTAGATCAATTAATTAGTAATATTCATATAAAACATCCTAATTTATTTATTGATATGAAAGAAATGATGCAAAAGGTAAAACAAAATGAAAGATTATAA